In Cyanobacteriota bacterium, a single window of DNA contains:
- the nifT gene encoding putative nitrogen fixation protein NifT, whose translation MKVMLRQNAAGHLTVYVAKKDLEEEVVNRVEVDSETIFTLANGWELAIANLDDPLVLPKTLEARRIA comes from the coding sequence ATGAAAGTGATGTTGCGCCAAAATGCTGCTGGACACTTGACTGTCTACGTTGCCAAGAAGGATTTGGAAGAAGAAGTGGTGAACCGGGTAGAGGTCGATTCAGAAACGATTTTTACCCTTGCCAATGGTTGGGAACTGGCGATCGCCAATCTCGACGATCCTCTAGTTCTACCAAAAACCTTAGAAGCACGACGTATTGCCTAG